In the Gossypium arboreum isolate Shixiya-1 chromosome 10, ASM2569848v2, whole genome shotgun sequence genome, one interval contains:
- the LOC108462881 gene encoding F-box protein SKIP23-like isoform X2, with product MLASAAKTDDGNLCMTCREPFVDDDGNSDDDDEDDDEEYIDYRIEFVIFKLDMDTKSWEKIYSLGDRSLFLGNCCTFTVAAADYPGCKPSCIYYTDELTDVEVNGIYEVEKYLDKDIGLGSLVQPFPKSELMEDFFPPLCWIIPYPL from the exons ATGCTTGCTTCAGCCGCGAAAACAGACG ATGGAAATCTCTGTATGACATGTCGCGAACCATTTGTTGACGATGACGGTAACAGTGATGATGACgatgaagatgatgatgaagAATACATTGATTATAGaattgaatttgtgattttcaaaCTAGACATGGACACTAAGAGCTGGGAGAAGATTTATTCATTGGGGGATAGGTCTTTGTTCTTGGGAAATTGTTGCACTTTCACTGTTGCCGCCGCTGATTACCCTGGTTGCAAGCCTAGTTGTATTTACTACACCGATGAATTAACTGATGTCGAAGTCAACGGCATCTATGAAGTGGAAAAATATTTAGACAAAGATATAGGTTTGGGTTCTTTAGTGCAGCCTTTCCCCAAGTCAGAACTAATGGAAGATTTCTTCCCTCCGCTGTGTTGGATCATTCCATACCCTCTTTAA
- the LOC108462881 gene encoding F-box protein SKIP23-like isoform X1, whose product MVKLILSINPEEPNSNCIVFAIYDGRRHIGFAKPGDLAWRALIYDDDGGFGGGIFIWDDVIYFKCNFYGCLNSGVIVLFEDLHGAHPKSVKFASRPPNFHGGHTCYLFDLDGNLCMTCREPFVDDDGNSDDDDEDDDEEYIDYRIEFVIFKLDMDTKSWEKIYSLGDRSLFLGNCCTFTVAAADYPGCKPSCIYYTDELTDVEVNGIYEVEKYLDKDIGLGSLVQPFPKSELMEDFFPPLCWIIPYPL is encoded by the coding sequence ATGGTAAAACTAATATTATCTATAAATCCCGAAGAGCCGAACTCTAATTGTATAGTTTTTGCAATTTATGATGGTCGTCGACACATTGGTTTTGCAAAGCCCGGTGATCTAGCATGGCGTGCTCTGATTTACGATGATGATGGTGGTTTTGGTGGTGGTATTTTTATTTGGGATGACGTCATTTATTTCAAGTGTAATTTCTATGGTTGTTTAAATAGTGGTGTGATTGTTTTATTTGAAGACTTACATGGAGCTCATCCAAAATCTGTGAAATTTGCCTCACGGCCTCCAAATTTTCATGGTGGTCACACCTGTTATCTATTTGATTTAGATGGAAATCTCTGTATGACATGTCGCGAACCATTTGTTGACGATGACGGTAACAGTGATGATGACgatgaagatgatgatgaagAATACATTGATTATAGaattgaatttgtgattttcaaaCTAGACATGGACACTAAGAGCTGGGAGAAGATTTATTCATTGGGGGATAGGTCTTTGTTCTTGGGAAATTGTTGCACTTTCACTGTTGCCGCCGCTGATTACCCTGGTTGCAAGCCTAGTTGTATTTACTACACCGATGAATTAACTGATGTCGAAGTCAACGGCATCTATGAAGTGGAAAAATATTTAGACAAAGATATAGGTTTGGGTTCTTTAGTGCAGCCTTTCCCCAAGTCAGAACTAATGGAAGATTTCTTCCCTCCGCTGTGTTGGATCATTCCATACCCTCTTTAA
- the LOC108462271 gene encoding F-box protein At3g56470-like has translation MTAFCRSWRASLVDQKINFPAVCLMLREGGNCDNYNFYSISEEIFDKLDLLELRGRRYWGSPFGWLVSHGLNCEILLFNPFSRASFPLPKNHSLIEKLILSINPEEPNSNCVVFAIYWGFLDRRYIAFAKPGDIAWHTLSYDGDDDDDGFKFLIDDAIYFKGNFYGCLNSGEIVLFEDLHGAHPKAVEFAPRPPNFHGGRTCYLFALVENLCMTCRDPYDDDDDYEYKGYTIFKLDMDTKSWMKIYSLGDRSLFLGNCCTFTVAAADYPGCKPNCIYSTEESIHVESIGIYEVEKNRDKDIGLEPFSMSKQVEHLLPSLSPPVWIIPYPL, from the coding sequence ATGACCGCATTCTGTCGTTCTTGGCGAGCTTCCCTCGTGGATCAAAAAATCAACTTCCCTGCAGTTTGTTTAATGCTACGGGAGGGTGGCAACTGTGACAATTATAATTTCTACAGTATATCGGAAGAAATTTTCGATAAGCTCGATTTACTGGAGTTACGAGGAAGGAGATATTGGGGAAGCCCTTTTGGTTGGTTGGTATCACACGGCCTCAATTGTGAAATTCTACTGTTTAATCCATTCTCAAGAGCTAGCTTTCCCCTTCCTAAAAATCACTCGCTTATAGAAAAACTAATATTATCTATAAATCCCGAAGAGCCGAATTCTAATTGTGTAGTTTTTGCAATTTATTGGGGTTTTCTCGATCGTCGATACATTGCTTTTGCAAAGCCCGGAGATATAGCATGGCATACTCTGAGTTACGACGGCGACGATGATGATGATggttttaagtttttaattgaTGACGCCATTTATTTCAAGGGTAATTTCTATGGTTGTTTAAATAGTGGTGAGATTGTTTTATTTGAAGACTTACATGGAGCTCATCCAAAAGCCGTGGAATTTGCCCCACGGCCACCAAATTTTCATGGTGGTCGCACCTGTTATCTATTTGCTTTAGTTGAAAATCTCTGTATGACATGTCGTGATCCATATGATGACGATGACGATTATGAATACAAAGGTTATACGATTTTCAAACTAGACATGGACACTAAGAGTTGGATGAAGATTTATTCATTGGGGGATAGGTCTTTGTTCTTGGGAAATTGTTGCACTTTCACTGTGGCGGCCGCTGATTATCCTGGTTGCAAGCCTAATTGCATTTACTCCACGGAGGAATCTATTCACGTCGAAAGCATCGGCATCTATGAAGTAGAAAAAAATAGGGACAAAGATATAGGTTTGGAGCCTTTCTCCATGTCAAAACAAGTAGAACATCTCCTCCCTTCTTTATCTCCTCCGGTTTGGATCATTCCATACCCTCTTTAA